A stretch of the Fibrobacter sp. UWR4 genome encodes the following:
- a CDS encoding InlB B-repeat-containing protein, with amino-acid sequence MVSFVSAATVIPAKPKLVDGCYQIGTAQELYGFAAIVNGSNGMTQDPAACGKLTANIVVNKNVLKDGVLSADSNSFSVWTPIENFRGVFDGQYHTISGLYFNNPDYTEKDVGAALFASTKTAARDTIVIKNFGLEDSYFEGPNSAGFVAELDTGVLYMENVYNVSKSKSGFIGDLGSTGVRRLIITNAFDLEPNVVSKPVRKLYGYTGRYEIATNVYYIGSYRKSEGVYLTNVVYEDFENGLIASLLRSDAHGAAWGQVVGSDPYPLFKSEMSGYDGDLKFSKITWNAYTEHEPYPDRYLEERGMVLPEPTREGYVFIGWYEEEDLSKAPIKEIESKMTGDLNLYARWGKVPALVDGCYEIGTVEELFGFAKAVNRKSRDSRSFCGKLTANIDLNAAYGNDDKKWTYWIPIQNYSGIFDGNGFTIHGLEINRYAKHAVDTVNVGLFGSVFSASVTERSVIKNLGVTGVYLDARYCVGSLVGDAFDVDIINSYAVGTPHGDLMTGGLVGCAKNVSIKESYFRGAVGYGCDCGLISKGGLIGEGCGKIEIINSYYAGTSSYRPSSERNFGGLIGSRSDSLTIINSFAKNFYETKALEGGLLGHGSTSGVVIENSFYQTKSTSDTIAYGATSAEFKNGTVATKLRNYNKDGVDGSVWGQLVGEDEYPKLIGKITVNKENSIVPKNPKLSDKGCYQIGTAEELYGFALLAEASRFDLLPICGELTADIVVNKNVVVQDSLLNGDGRNFIVWNPIRNFNGTLDGKGHVISGLYYNDAMDTNAVAFIGNALSVDELYPSKIENLGIVDSYFRGSRTAAGLVGKVDEGSKKFFIRNSYNRATVHGYEVGGLVGYSKADYLEISQSYNGGALLGSLTAGLVEYARGVISIDNSFNVGFVNRGFGLVNGVADSLSVRNSYSVDLVNPNPTHGMAWVGASWISGKYSFENVFGVAMDPSKATILASDSSTIWVTLEQYKNGSVATALHNYHGDGMDGSVWGQNVGVDSHPVFSGKIQNLSKDVIKSSVKFVTFDGDTREYYSEYVEGVAMALPFTARENHVFDGWYDNPTYAGYPVTEIPEDATGAKTYYAKWMHYPDIVENCYEIGDDGELFLFAETLNKIYDDSKNEGRVLCAKLTADIVVNRNVLVDGTLNVADSSKFKRWIPITRFSGLFDGQGHSISGLFFSSSANYVGFIKEVFGRTVIRDLDIKDSYFKGYEGVSSLVSVMDGSSNLLLENVHSESYVYAQYRYGGGLVAYADDDDTLTVINCGKSDSTKMGNLGGGLLGVFHGTDVVIANSYNKGDVYGRSDVGGLLGKLSSGGSLSIYYSYNEGSVDGSAAIGGLFGETSRNLRLWNSYNVGTVTGLKVVGGLFGYFAGSDFSVVNTYSMATVVGDSAVGDLIGGTYKSMPVEFVNSYYAYNSLPDVGDTKATLAEFVDGTVAKKLHDYKDENLDGTAWVQLPNVDHPVLDGEVVESFVRKLPRLQLNKDDLGPESSSSTISCSSSSVQSSSSIDVSSSSENVSSSSVTSSSSVDTESSSSEAESSSSENPLVALGMTAAQFRVYGISRGIQVTNVRVGSAYAVFDMQGRTLQNGIAGTTDFVLKIQSPGRYLVKIADLTKSVIVK; translated from the coding sequence TTGGTTTCTTTTGTAAGTGCTGCAACAGTGATACCTGCAAAACCGAAACTTGTGGATGGATGCTATCAAATCGGTACGGCCCAGGAACTGTATGGCTTTGCAGCCATTGTAAACGGTTCTAACGGGATGACGCAAGATCCCGCTGCCTGTGGTAAGCTTACTGCAAATATCGTCGTAAACAAGAACGTTTTGAAAGACGGAGTTCTAAGTGCAGACAGTAACAGCTTTTCTGTTTGGACTCCCATTGAAAACTTCCGAGGCGTTTTCGATGGTCAGTACCATACTATTTCAGGTTTGTATTTCAACAACCCTGATTATACCGAAAAAGATGTTGGGGCTGCTTTGTTTGCCTCCACAAAGACTGCTGCAAGGGATACAATCGTTATCAAGAATTTTGGCTTGGAGGACTCCTATTTCGAAGGCCCAAATTCTGCAGGATTCGTGGCTGAATTGGATACAGGTGTGTTGTATATGGAAAACGTTTACAATGTATCGAAGTCAAAATCGGGTTTTATTGGAGATTTAGGTTCTACGGGTGTTCGTAGGCTGATTATCACAAATGCTTTTGATTTGGAACCGAATGTAGTTTCTAAGCCTGTTCGAAAATTGTATGGATATACTGGTAGATATGAGATTGCCACCAATGTCTATTATATAGGCTCTTATCGAAAGTCAGAGGGAGTTTATCTTACAAATGTTGTGTATGAGGATTTTGAAAATGGCTTAATCGCTTCTCTATTGCGTAGTGATGCTCATGGAGCAGCCTGGGGACAGGTGGTGGGTTCTGATCCTTATCCTCTGTTCAAGAGCGAAATGAGTGGTTATGATGGGGATTTGAAATTCTCCAAAATTACTTGGAACGCCTATACAGAACATGAACCGTATCCGGATCGGTACTTGGAAGAACGTGGGATGGTTCTCCCTGAACCGACCCGTGAAGGCTATGTGTTTATTGGCTGGTACGAAGAAGAGGACTTGTCTAAAGCCCCTATAAAAGAGATTGAAAGTAAAATGACGGGGGACCTGAATCTTTATGCCCGTTGGGGGAAGGTCCCTGCATTAGTCGACGGTTGCTACGAAATTGGAACTGTAGAAGAACTATTCGGCTTTGCGAAGGCTGTTAATCGCAAAAGTAGAGATAGCAGATCATTCTGCGGAAAGCTGACTGCGAATATTGATTTGAATGCCGCTTATGGAAATGACGACAAAAAATGGACCTACTGGATTCCTATCCAGAATTACAGTGGAATATTTGATGGTAACGGATTTACTATTCATGGCCTGGAAATTAATCGTTATGCCAAGCATGCGGTCGATACTGTAAATGTTGGCTTGTTTGGAAGTGTCTTTTCTGCTTCAGTAACGGAACGTTCTGTCATCAAGAATCTGGGGGTGACAGGTGTGTACCTGGATGCCCGTTACTGCGTTGGTTCTCTTGTTGGCGATGCCTTTGATGTGGATATCATTAACAGCTATGCAGTAGGTACACCCCATGGAGACTTGATGACAGGTGGTCTTGTGGGTTGCGCCAAAAATGTTTCTATCAAGGAATCTTATTTTAGGGGTGCTGTAGGTTATGGCTGTGACTGTGGCTTGATATCCAAGGGCGGTCTTATTGGGGAAGGCTGTGGAAAAATTGAAATTATAAATTCCTACTATGCAGGCACATCGTCTTATCGTCCTTCGAGTGAACGTAATTTTGGTGGCTTGATTGGCTCAAGATCGGACTCCTTGACAATCATCAATTCCTTCGCCAAGAATTTTTATGAAACCAAGGCCTTGGAAGGCGGTTTGCTTGGCCATGGTTCTACTTCTGGTGTTGTAATTGAAAATTCCTTCTATCAAACAAAGTCAACTTCGGATACAATCGCATACGGCGCTACCTCTGCTGAATTTAAGAACGGTACCGTTGCTACCAAGTTGCGTAATTACAACAAGGATGGGGTGGATGGCTCCGTATGGGGACAGCTGGTTGGAGAGGATGAATATCCTAAGTTAATCGGGAAGATTACGGTCAATAAGGAAAATTCCATTGTGCCGAAAAATCCGAAACTGTCGGATAAGGGGTGCTACCAGATTGGAACCGCAGAGGAACTGTATGGCTTTGCCCTTCTTGCAGAAGCGTCTCGCTTTGATCTGCTCCCGATTTGTGGCGAATTGACCGCAGACATCGTGGTGAATAAGAATGTGGTTGTCCAGGATAGCCTGCTGAATGGGGATGGCCGCAACTTCATTGTTTGGAATCCCATCAGAAATTTCAACGGCACATTGGATGGAAAGGGCCATGTTATTTCTGGCCTGTATTACAATGATGCCATGGATACAAATGCGGTTGCCTTTATCGGTAATGCCCTTAGCGTGGATGAATTGTATCCTTCCAAAATAGAGAATCTTGGAATTGTGGATTCCTACTTTAGAGGGAGTCGCACGGCAGCCGGCCTTGTGGGGAAGGTGGATGAGGGTAGTAAGAAATTCTTTATCCGCAATAGCTATAACAGAGCTACGGTTCATGGCTACGAAGTGGGTGGCCTTGTTGGGTACTCCAAAGCAGATTATCTTGAAATTTCACAAAGCTACAATGGTGGTGCTCTTCTCGGAAGTTTGACCGCAGGTCTTGTGGAATATGCAAGGGGTGTGATTTCTATTGATAACTCCTTTAATGTAGGTTTTGTGAATCGCGGTTTTGGCCTAGTCAATGGTGTGGCGGATTCCCTGTCTGTCAGAAATTCCTATAGTGTGGATTTGGTTAATCCCAATCCTACTCATGGAATGGCTTGGGTTGGTGCAAGCTGGATTTCTGGCAAATACTCCTTTGAGAATGTGTTCGGTGTTGCGATGGATCCTTCTAAAGCGACAATACTTGCTTCCGATAGTAGTACCATTTGGGTAACGCTGGAACAGTATAAGAATGGTTCTGTGGCGACCGCACTGCATAACTATCATGGCGATGGTATGGATGGTTCCGTCTGGGGCCAGAATGTGGGTGTGGATTCTCACCCGGTGTTCTCTGGCAAAATTCAAAACTTGAGTAAGGATGTTATAAAGTCCAGTGTCAAGTTTGTGACCTTTGACGGTGATACTCGAGAATACTATAGCGAGTATGTGGAAGGGGTGGCAATGGCCTTGCCATTTACTGCAAGAGAAAATCATGTGTTTGATGGTTGGTACGATAATCCTACCTACGCCGGTTATCCAGTCACAGAAATTCCTGAGGACGCTACAGGAGCAAAGACTTATTACGCCAAGTGGATGCATTATCCGGATATTGTAGAGAACTGCTATGAAATCGGGGATGATGGAGAACTTTTCCTGTTTGCAGAAACTCTGAATAAGATTTACGACGATAGTAAAAATGAGGGTCGCGTCCTTTGTGCAAAGCTGACTGCAGATATTGTGGTCAATAGGAACGTTCTTGTGGACGGTACTCTAAATGTCGCAGATTCTTCCAAGTTCAAGAGATGGATTCCCATTACTCGCTTTAGTGGTCTCTTTGATGGTCAGGGACATTCCATTTCAGGTTTGTTCTTTAGTTCTTCTGCAAATTATGTTGGCTTTATAAAAGAAGTTTTCGGAAGAACCGTTATCCGCGATTTGGATATTAAGGATTCCTATTTCAAGGGGTACGAAGGGGTAAGTTCGCTGGTCTCTGTTATGGATGGTTCTTCCAATCTCCTGCTGGAAAATGTACATAGCGAAAGTTATGTGTATGCCCAGTACCGGTATGGAGGCGGTCTGGTTGCCTATGCTGATGATGACGACACTCTAACTGTAATAAATTGCGGTAAGTCCGATTCTACAAAGATGGGTAATCTGGGTGGTGGTCTATTAGGTGTATTCCACGGGACAGATGTGGTTATCGCAAACTCCTATAATAAGGGCGATGTCTATGGAAGAAGCGATGTGGGCGGTCTACTTGGAAAGTTGAGTAGCGGAGGTTCTCTTAGCATTTACTATTCCTATAACGAAGGAAGTGTGGATGGATCTGCTGCTATTGGTGGCCTTTTTGGGGAAACCTCTCGCAATCTTCGTCTATGGAATTCCTATAACGTGGGTACGGTGACAGGCTTGAAAGTTGTGGGCGGTCTCTTTGGGTATTTTGCTGGCAGTGATTTCTCAGTGGTGAATACCTACAGCATGGCTACTGTGGTTGGCGATTCTGCAGTGGGAGACCTGATTGGCGGTACTTATAAATCAATGCCCGTAGAATTTGTCAATAGCTACTATGCCTATAACTCCTTGCCTGATGTTGGCGACACCAAGGCGACCTTGGCAGAATTCGTCGATGGCACGGTAGCGAAGAAGTTGCATGACTACAAGGATGAAAATCTGGATGGAACAGCCTGGGTGCAGTTGCCCAATGTGGATCATCCTGTCCTTGATGGGGAAGTGGTGGAATCCTTCGTTCGCAAACTTCCACGACTGCAGTTGAACAAGGACGATCTCGGACCGGAAAGTTCCAGTAGCACAATCTCCTGTTCTAGCAGTTCTGTGCAGAGTTCTTCCAGCATTGATGTTTCCAGCAGTTCTGAAAATGTTTCAAGCAGCTCTGTTACTTCGTCTTCTTCTGTGGATACAGAATCCTCCAGTTCTGAAGCGGAATCCAGCAGTAGCGAGAATCCTCTTGTTGCTCTCGGAATGACAGCTGCCCAATTCCGGGTTTACGGGATTTCTCGCGGCATTCAGGTGACGAATGTTCGCGTGGGGAGCGCTTACGCTGTATTTGATATGCAAGGACGTACTTTGCAAAATGGCATCGCAGGAACAACGGATTTCGTCCTGAAAATCCAGTCTCCGGGACGTTATCTGGTAAAAATTGCGGATTTGACGAAGAGTGTAATTGTAAAGTAG
- a CDS encoding TIGR02147 family protein translates to MINLFEYLNYREFLRDAYEERHSSDWRFSHRFIAEKADFDASMFNKILQGKRNLTPRLVSVFADIFCRDEREKQYFSDMVSFNQAKNHSESRQYLEKLVATKECKVEEVARDQFEYFDHWYHAVIRELVTFYPYVGDDAALGLMVRPPITASQVKSSIALLERLSMIRKNPETGFYEQTQGLISSGSESYSTAVNSYIQQNLNVATSAIDRFDREERNLSTLAFACDESTYSELVEMVRRFRREILAKVGQCQKPNRVFQLGMQLFPLSDPYPPPVRRGRKRKILGEELRNGDVSDDVASQEESDD, encoded by the coding sequence ATGATTAATCTTTTTGAATATTTGAACTATCGAGAATTTTTAAGAGACGCATACGAAGAACGCCATTCAAGTGACTGGCGCTTTAGTCATCGCTTTATTGCAGAAAAGGCGGACTTTGATGCTTCCATGTTCAACAAGATTCTTCAGGGCAAGCGTAACTTGACACCTCGCCTGGTGTCCGTCTTTGCGGATATTTTCTGTCGTGACGAGCGAGAGAAGCAGTACTTTTCCGACATGGTTTCCTTTAACCAGGCGAAAAATCATTCTGAAAGTCGTCAGTATCTGGAAAAACTGGTGGCGACTAAGGAATGCAAGGTTGAGGAAGTTGCCCGCGATCAGTTTGAATATTTCGATCATTGGTATCATGCGGTTATTCGCGAACTGGTGACTTTTTATCCTTACGTGGGCGATGACGCTGCTTTAGGCTTGATGGTGCGTCCGCCTATTACCGCTAGTCAGGTGAAGTCTTCTATTGCTTTATTGGAACGACTTTCCATGATCCGCAAGAATCCAGAAACCGGTTTTTATGAACAGACCCAGGGCTTGATATCTAGCGGTAGCGAATCCTACAGCACCGCCGTAAATTCCTACATCCAACAGAATCTGAATGTGGCAACTTCCGCAATTGACCGCTTCGATCGCGAGGAAAGAAATCTATCCACTCTGGCTTTTGCCTGTGACGAAAGTACCTACAGCGAACTTGTGGAAATGGTACGCAGGTTCCGTCGTGAAATTCTTGCGAAAGTAGGCCAGTGTCAGAAACCCAATCGTGTTTTCCAGTTGGGAATGCAGTTGTTTCCTTTAAGTGATCCCTATCCACCTCCTGTAAGGCGTGGACGTAAGCGCAAGATCCTTGGTGAGGAGTTGCGCAATGGTGACGTGTCTGATGATGTAGCTTCTCAGGAGGAGTCCGATGATTAA
- a CDS encoding right-handed parallel beta-helix repeat-containing protein, translating to MIKLRSFLRSALPVSLVALLGLTACSDKKDVAGGTEAESTIALQIQLADGSPAAMTRVRMLSEDYMSDGLADAEWIVSDDKGKVKFENVSNGSYTIEARNTSGDNAEGAVTYVTLNSGNEISNVIELGELTTIQGRVAAGQGPSVIRIAGLDRYVVPDSAGYFVIDSLPAGSFDLQIESLSNRGTIKLAAEAGSEVPEVSLGRARGFVVEDFESFTGISATGEILGDGWWYALDAEGKNVMPLWNKDLTRKYSGSEGCASGGCARTENRIGFLLGNADSAYVLPGLDSLMFSARGNGTLRVAVSFGGFGDSTEGGYEAEVELKKVWKGFALAIEDMKPYGKASDKDVKVGRIDFRLIDGDTLFLDDVTLGGIDESVVKNAATKNQDYSVYSEDWSAHDALIASAEGYAAGIQGGAGGIICRVTTQEDYIVVDDSTNIDTLGNVGTKVIVAPGSLRDCAMRDTAAWVLFEKSGEYHLGSPLRIASNKTFDGRGRDVQITGTGIMTDGTTEVIFENITFNAPSLYEKDSTMRRAISLHNITSKIWIDHCTFDEYPIYQIDMKRGSFDVTISWSKFQNAETGVLFGLEPDLFKETFQTLTMHHNYFANMSVSGVFARAGMLHAYNNFFMDVDHYGVECTDSARCYIEKNIFTKDNAVSLYRLWEDGVAVDTTVGFVKMTENWYVNGGKEMISDAFGYKPEYEYAAEAADAKLAWTLKKKTGPR from the coding sequence ATGATTAAGCTTCGTTCGTTCCTACGCAGTGCACTTCCCGTTTCCCTGGTTGCGCTTTTGGGCCTTACCGCCTGCTCCGACAAGAAGGATGTTGCTGGCGGTACCGAGGCGGAATCCACCATTGCGCTCCAGATTCAGCTGGCCGATGGTTCTCCTGCTGCAATGACCCGCGTGCGCATGCTGTCCGAAGATTATATGTCCGATGGATTAGCTGACGCAGAATGGATCGTTTCGGATGACAAAGGTAAAGTCAAGTTTGAAAATGTATCCAACGGTTCTTACACCATTGAAGCTAGAAATACTTCTGGTGACAATGCGGAAGGCGCTGTTACCTATGTGACCTTGAATTCTGGAAACGAGATTTCCAATGTCATTGAGTTGGGGGAACTTACTACCATTCAGGGGCGTGTAGCCGCCGGCCAGGGACCTTCTGTCATTCGCATTGCTGGCCTGGACCGTTATGTGGTTCCTGATAGTGCAGGCTATTTTGTAATTGACTCTCTTCCTGCAGGCAGTTTTGATTTGCAGATTGAAAGCCTTTCCAATCGCGGGACGATCAAGCTTGCCGCAGAAGCAGGCTCTGAAGTACCGGAAGTAAGTCTGGGTAGGGCCCGTGGCTTTGTGGTGGAAGACTTCGAAAGCTTTACGGGAATTTCCGCTACTGGCGAAATCCTTGGGGATGGCTGGTGGTATGCCCTGGATGCCGAAGGGAAGAACGTGATGCCCCTCTGGAATAAGGATCTTACCCGCAAGTATTCCGGTAGCGAGGGCTGCGCTTCTGGCGGCTGTGCCCGTACCGAAAACCGTATCGGGTTCCTTCTGGGAAATGCTGACTCGGCCTATGTCTTGCCGGGGCTTGATTCTCTTATGTTCTCTGCCCGCGGTAATGGAACCTTGCGTGTTGCAGTTTCCTTCGGTGGTTTCGGCGATTCTACAGAAGGTGGCTACGAAGCTGAAGTTGAACTGAAAAAAGTCTGGAAAGGCTTCGCCCTCGCAATTGAAGATATGAAGCCTTATGGTAAGGCTTCCGATAAGGATGTTAAGGTGGGTCGAATTGATTTCCGACTCATCGATGGTGATACCCTGTTCCTGGATGATGTGACCCTCGGTGGAATCGATGAAAGTGTGGTGAAAAATGCTGCGACCAAAAATCAGGATTATTCCGTCTACTCTGAAGATTGGTCTGCACACGATGCCCTGATTGCTTCTGCAGAAGGTTATGCTGCCGGTATTCAAGGTGGTGCAGGTGGTATCATTTGCCGCGTGACCACTCAGGAAGATTACATCGTTGTGGATGATTCCACCAATATTGATACTTTGGGCAACGTGGGGACAAAGGTCATTGTGGCTCCTGGTTCCTTGCGTGATTGTGCCATGCGCGATACTGCAGCTTGGGTTTTGTTTGAAAAGAGCGGTGAGTACCATTTGGGGTCTCCTCTCCGTATTGCTTCTAACAAGACTTTTGATGGCCGCGGTCGCGATGTCCAAATTACTGGAACAGGAATCATGACTGATGGTACTACGGAAGTGATTTTTGAAAATATCACTTTCAATGCGCCATCCCTTTACGAAAAGGACTCTACCATGCGCAGGGCTATTTCCCTGCACAACATTACCAGCAAGATTTGGATTGACCATTGTACTTTCGATGAATACCCGATTTATCAGATTGACATGAAGCGCGGCTCCTTCGATGTGACGATTTCCTGGTCCAAGTTCCAGAATGCGGAAACAGGTGTCCTGTTTGGCTTGGAACCGGACTTGTTCAAGGAAACGTTCCAGACATTGACCATGCATCATAACTACTTTGCCAATATGAGTGTGTCTGGCGTATTTGCCCGTGCCGGTATGCTCCATGCCTACAACAACTTCTTTATGGACGTAGACCACTATGGCGTGGAATGTACGGATTCTGCCCGTTGCTACATCGAGAAGAACATTTTCACCAAGGACAATGCCGTTTCCCTCTACAGATTGTGGGAAGATGGCGTTGCTGTGGATACCACTGTCGGCTTTGTGAAAATGACTGAAAACTGGTATGTGAACGGCGGCAAGGAAATGATTAGCGACGCATTCGGTTATAAGCCCGAATATGAATATGCCGCAGAAGCTGCTGACGCAAAGCTTGCCTGGACTCTTAAGAAAAAAACAGGTCCCCGTTAA
- a CDS encoding carboxypeptidase M32, whose protein sequence is MSKLSDSLALVKKTLSEVRMYNHASSVLNFDQQTICPKGGMEEQGEVDAFLSNKAFILQKDPAYIEACQYIYEHRDELTDEFDVALAESLHRDFAKEKNITPEMQHERSLVYNRAYVNWLNAKQSKDFSIFAPSLAEVRDVQIREANLHEDRKETPYDTIFDGYERELSSKDLDETFNECKERLVPLLKRIMASKKKIRTDFLSRPVSDESQKACAQYLLETMGFDFNRGAFATTEHPFTIEMGKNDTRVTTHYYPDAFYSSMFSIIHEGGHALFEQNQPAENYSHYIEFNKTMGMHESTSRFYENRIGRSRDFISLIYPKCCELFPNVFEGVSEQEFYESMNTVTPSLIRTEADEFTYTFHIIIRYEIERMIVNGGGCDISALPKLWNEKYKEYLGIAPAHDAEGILQDIHWTSGFGYFPTYALGNMYNAMYYNKMANEFDLKAAVRSGDFQKINGWMKQKVWARADREPPKTWIKNITGRDFTPKDFLDYLETKYSEIYDL, encoded by the coding sequence ATGTCTAAACTTTCTGATTCTCTTGCCCTCGTTAAGAAAACTCTTTCCGAAGTTCGCATGTACAATCATGCCTCTTCTGTCCTGAATTTTGACCAGCAGACCATCTGCCCTAAGGGCGGTATGGAGGAGCAGGGTGAAGTGGATGCGTTCCTCAGTAACAAGGCTTTTATTCTCCAGAAGGATCCAGCCTATATTGAGGCCTGTCAGTACATTTATGAACATCGGGATGAACTGACGGATGAATTTGATGTGGCCCTTGCGGAATCTCTCCATCGTGACTTTGCCAAGGAAAAGAACATCACTCCCGAAATGCAGCATGAACGTTCCCTGGTTTATAACCGGGCTTATGTCAATTGGCTCAATGCAAAGCAATCCAAGGATTTCAGTATTTTTGCTCCTAGCCTTGCTGAAGTTCGTGATGTACAAATCCGTGAAGCCAATCTTCACGAGGATCGCAAGGAAACGCCTTACGATACAATCTTTGATGGATATGAACGTGAATTGTCTAGCAAGGACCTGGATGAGACCTTTAACGAATGCAAGGAACGCCTGGTACCGTTACTGAAACGTATTATGGCCAGCAAGAAGAAAATCCGTACGGATTTTTTGAGCCGCCCTGTTTCTGATGAATCTCAAAAGGCATGCGCTCAGTACCTGCTGGAAACCATGGGCTTTGATTTCAATCGCGGTGCGTTTGCGACGACGGAACATCCCTTTACCATCGAGATGGGGAAGAACGATACCCGAGTAACGACCCACTACTATCCGGATGCGTTCTATTCCAGCATGTTCAGCATTATTCACGAAGGGGGTCATGCCCTTTTCGAACAGAACCAGCCGGCGGAAAACTATAGCCATTATATTGAATTCAACAAGACTATGGGCATGCACGAAAGTACAAGCCGTTTCTATGAAAACCGCATTGGCCGCAGTCGTGATTTTATTTCCTTAATTTATCCTAAATGCTGTGAGCTGTTCCCCAACGTTTTTGAAGGTGTCTCCGAACAGGAATTCTACGAATCCATGAATACGGTAACGCCTAGCCTGATTCGTACGGAAGCGGATGAGTTCACCTATACCTTCCACATTATTATTCGTTACGAAATTGAACGGATGATCGTAAATGGGGGAGGTTGCGATATTTCCGCATTGCCTAAACTGTGGAACGAAAAGTACAAGGAATATCTGGGAATCGCTCCTGCCCATGATGCAGAAGGAATTCTACAGGATATTCACTGGACAAGCGGCTTTGGCTATTTCCCTACTTATGCGTTGGGCAACATGTACAATGCCATGTATTACAACAAAATGGCGAACGAATTTGACTTGAAGGCTGCTGTCCGCTCCGGAGACTTCCAGAAGATTAATGGCTGGATGAAGCAGAAGGTGTGGGCCCGCGCTGATCGTGAACCTCCTAAGACCTGGATCAAGAACATTACGGGACGCGACTTTACGCCCAAGGATTTCCTGGACTATCTGGAAACGAAGTATTCCGAAATCTACGACCTGTAA
- the thiL gene encoding thiamine-phosphate kinase — protein MIKLGEFQFIESLLQNATPLAEIAPKTRTWLGVGDDAAIFDGWVVTKDLSVENTHFRLNWSTPEQAVEKHIVSNVSDICSMGARPRIALLGLCLNRHWSDEIKARVRKALSDGFAKRGITLIGGDTVSGEEGVFSTTLLGELAGDRPLVRTALKPGDNLYVNGTLGKSGAGLWLLLNHPEDRAKFPELVEYHLNPKIPEHSGEELARMNAYGACMDISDGLSSELNHLAHSSGVSIEIDEKKLPIDPQVVKMCEYYGISPLEFALNGGEEYQLLFANSLPDSIFTNKNVLLGEVCKIGVATVNAVEPKVAMLCQSGEKVPVEPRAWSHL, from the coding sequence ATGATAAAACTTGGCGAATTTCAGTTTATAGAATCCCTGTTGCAGAATGCGACACCCCTTGCGGAGATTGCCCCGAAAACCAGGACCTGGCTCGGGGTAGGGGATGATGCTGCCATTTTCGATGGCTGGGTGGTGACGAAGGATCTTTCCGTAGAGAATACCCATTTCCGCCTGAACTGGTCCACTCCCGAGCAGGCGGTGGAAAAGCATATCGTATCCAATGTTTCCGATATCTGCTCCATGGGGGCTAGGCCTCGTATCGCCCTGCTTGGACTTTGCTTGAATCGCCATTGGTCCGACGAGATAAAGGCTAGAGTCCGTAAGGCTCTTTCGGATGGTTTTGCCAAGCGAGGCATCACCTTGATTGGTGGTGATACCGTATCTGGGGAAGAAGGCGTTTTTTCCACCACCTTGCTGGGTGAGCTTGCTGGAGATAGACCTCTTGTTCGCACCGCCTTGAAGCCTGGAGATAATTTGTATGTAAACGGAACTTTGGGAAAGTCCGGCGCTGGGCTTTGGCTGCTATTGAACCATCCCGAGGATCGTGCTAAGTTTCCGGAACTGGTGGAGTACCACCTGAATCCGAAAATTCCTGAGCACAGCGGGGAAGAATTAGCCCGTATGAATGCTTACGGCGCCTGTATGGATATTAGCGATGGTCTTTCCTCGGAACTGAACCACCTGGCGCATTCCTCCGGTGTTTCCATCGAAATTGACGAGAAAAAACTGCCCATTGACCCGCAAGTGGTCAAAATGTGTGAATATTACGGAATTTCGCCCCTTGAATTCGCTCTAAATGGGGGGGAGGAATATCAACTTCTGTTTGCCAATTCCCTGCCAGATAGTATATTTACAAACAAAAATGTGCTTTTGGGTGAGGTGTGTAAGATTGGGGTTGCTACAGTGAACGCTGTAGAACCGAAGGTCGCCATGCTTTGCCAATCTGGAGAAAAGGTGCCCGTTGAACCGCGGGCATGGTCGCATTTATGA